The Phoenix dactylifera cultivar Barhee BC4 chromosome 9, palm_55x_up_171113_PBpolish2nd_filt_p, whole genome shotgun sequence genome window below encodes:
- the LOC103705682 gene encoding uncharacterized protein LOC103705682 isoform X1, with translation MPPSPVLRFSPGRERRMEKAHKRGRSFESGFPLKNKEDDLALFKNMQNRERDNFLLHTSYDFEDSISKLRDSSDFNFGITTIPVRRESSDLLNADAGKNDYDWLLTPPDTPLFPFLDDDDEPQLAKLSQRGRPRAQPVPISRSSMADKMHKTSRSSASPHRRSPSPRSSHSVSQSKGRSSSAPRSSQSPVLRPITPTRRPSTPPKKPSSHTPRSSTPMLQRSNSGSSWQSSSSGKRGASPVRTSRGNSASPELRGWQLNLLGFSSDAPPNLRTSLSDHPASHRRGLPPASRNSSSNSRRQSMSPTACRSASLSHCQERDQMSSHGRGSVASSGDDVFDSLQSVAVGISVSPTAKKYGVVGNSRAMAFSKKPLRTLSASSAHTRSFDSALQQMENHKIPQNMFRPLLSSAPAAKSYVGEANNLHRAMITKNSSLITSKNASSKQTTSIAHDIVSNNYDQNYLASGWRKMQDLDCQEEAFISDKVHEMVDGLGHELCAKKPQNRYENLDGCLPAKLNSEEFEKSTSNLGDAVSIKPAFESSYIAGGHSEGHCHGMIICSRRGKNFSIVEVDGKTDVCKECARKISTGLAETTALMTLNKALQSEMPLGTDQLCSKLQLKKGMTELSEKNSGQAVLDQQETDDEQGPDCIPDSLPLQFVLDERKKVPAEQKSDDQLEENATRCQDSKFNRSQDSPHQSLMIDSLDGTGASVLLLQRSNSSRLNGMRGRSFSARNIFCSKPSFVSDNTSAMICSNERDSSSASSVDLRSSGQMEVYDQQQFNSRKGERENLRSSYDAKALNTGLSLPSVKLNSHEALVHTNNKAKENFSSSAGNLECEALGETMLVTENHNDSLETAELPVNRSPSFTQFLHDRGIFVHADCCKDVDASASKLLSHPQSNYLHGIPTADYSNDEDCVSCVSDEIIHENHRRITDKEKSADISESSIIEEEYRMSNFCKLDHNDAPRHSSCNMNMSLDNDHDCLQTSQIERTDSCNTRVLEASCEYTVSTTSEKDVLALAPDSSIIDHAHGVYGTGLGTPIVPSVGTKGVYHIDTQYSTYQLITKKSDVWTVEDQREHIEESTLIKHENQRGQMSGSMTLEEATDTILFCSSIVHDLAYKAVTIGIENELMLSEASRPTVTLLGKCVRDQKDLQKIFRRCTPKSHKAKEKRMKVNTLAPSLDLENNANIEESTPIHSEVTIQANSIKPPGLESKCSCTIM, from the exons ATGCCACCTTCGCCAGTGCTGCGGTTCTCTCCTGGGAGGGAGCGTCGAATGGAGAAGGCTCACAAGAGGGGCCGCAGTTTTGAGAGCGGATTTCCTCTCAAAAACAAAGAGGATGATCTTGCCCTGTTTAAGAACATGCAGAACAGGGAAAGGGATAACTTCTTGCTCCATACTTCTTATGATTTCGAAGACTCTATTT CCAAATTAAGAGACTCTTCGGATTTCAACTTTGGCATAACCACCATTCCAGTTCGAAGAGAGAGCAGTGACCTGCTGAATGCAGATGCTGGTAAAAATGACTATGACTG GCTATTAACTCCACCTGACACTCCTCTTTTCCCATTcttggatgatgatgatgaacctCAACTAGCCAAACTTTCTCAGAGGGGAAGGCCGAGAGCTCAACCCGTTCCCATTTCAAGATCATCCATG GCTGACAAGATGCACAAGACAAGTAGAAGCAGTGCCAGTCCGCATCGACGAAGTCCATCTCCACGATCTAGTCATAGTGTAAGTCAGTCAAAAGGAAGGTCATCTTCTGCTCCTCGTTCTAGCCAGTCTCCAGTTTTGCGACCAATCACGCCTACACGAAGACCCTCTACTCCTCCAAAAAAACCCTCGTCACATACTCCAAGGTCTTCAACTCCCATGTTGCAGAGGTCAAACTCTGGTTCAAGCTGGCAGTCATCTTCTTCAGGAAAAAGGGGAGCATCTCCCGTAAGGACAAGTCGCGGAAATTCAGCTTCTCCAGAATTACGAGGATGGCAACTGAACCTTCTCGGTTTCTCTTCTGATGCGCCTCCAAACCTTCGAACTTCTCTATCAGATCACCCAGCATCACATAGAAGAGGTTTGCCGCCAGCATCCAGAAATTCATCATCAAATTCTCGAAGGCAATCGATGTCACCAACAGCATGTAGAAGTGCCAGTTTGTCACACTGCCAAGAAAGAGATCAGATGAGTTCCCACGGTAGGGGCTCTGTAGCATCTTCAGGTGATGATGTTTTTGACTCTCTGCAGTCAGTTGCTGTTGGTATTTCTGTCAGCCCGACTGCAAAAAAATATGGAGTTGTAGGTAATAGCAGAGCTATGGCATTTTCAAAGAAACCATTAAGAACACTTTCTGCAAGTTCTGCCCATACAAGATCCTTTGATTCTGCACTTCAACAGATG GAAAATCACAAAATTCCCCAGAACATGTTCAGGCCACTTCTATCAAGTGCGCCAGCGGCAAAGTCCTATGTTGGGGAAGCCAATAATCTACACCGTGCTATGATCACCAAGAATTCTTCACTCATAACTAGCAAAAATGCAAGTTCCAAGCAAACTACCAGTATTGCTCATGATATTGTTAGCAACAACTATGACCAGAATTATCTGGCCAGTGGTTGGAGAAAAATGCAAGATCTTGACTGCCAAGAAGAAGCTTTTATCTCGGATAAGGTGCATGAGATGGTTGATGGCCTTGGGCACGAACTCTGTGCTAAAAAACCTCAAAATAGATATGAAAATCTTGATGGATGTTTGCCAGCTAAACTCAATTCAGAGGAGTTTGAAAAATCAACTAGTAACCTTGGAGATGCAGTGAGCATTAAGCCTGCTTTTGAATCTTCATATATTGCTGGTGGCCATTCTGAAGGTCATTGTCATGGAATGATAATTTGCTCTAGACGTGGGAAAAACTTCTCTATTGTGGAAGTTGATGGGAAAACTGATGTTTGTAAAGAATGTGCTCGAAAAATTTCTACAGGATTAGCTGAAACTACTGCACTCATGACTCTGAATAAAGCACTTCAATCTGAAATGCCTCTTGGGACAGATCAACTGTGTAGCAAGCTGCAGCTTAAAAAGGGGATGACTGAATTGTCTGAGAAGAATAGTGGTCAGGCTGTGCTTGATCAACAGGAAACAGACGATGAGCAGGGTCCTGATTGCATTCCAGATAGTTTGCCTCTTCAGTTTGTGCTGGATGAAAGGAAGAAAGTACCTGCTGAACAGAAGTCAGATGATCAGCTAGAAGAAAATGCTACCAGGTGTCAAGATAGCAAATTCAATAGATCACAAGATAGTCCCCACCAAAGCCTAATGATTGATAGTCTTGATGGAACAGGTGCATCTGTACTTCTATTGCAAAGGTCAAACAGCAGTAGGTTGAATGGTATGCGAGGGAGGTCATTTTCTGCTAGAAATATATTTTGTTCCAAGCCTTCTTTTGTgagtgataatacaagtgccatgatATGCAGCAATGAAAGGGATAGTTCTTCAGCTTCTTCTGTTGATCTGCGATCATCTGGACAAATGGAGGTTTATGATCAACAGCAGTTCAACAGccggaaaggagagagagaaaatttgAGAAGCAGTTATGATGCAAAAGCTCTAAACACTGGTCTATCACTTCCAAGTGTTAAATTAAATTCCCATGAAGCTCTGGTTCACACCAACAATaaagctaaagaaaattttagcAGCTCTGCTGGAAATCTGGAATGTGAGGCCTTAGGAGAAACAATGTTAGTCACTGAAAATCATAATGATTCTTTGGAAACTGCAGAATTACCTGTAAACCGATCCCCATCTTTTACGCAATTTCTTCATGACAGGGGCATCTTTGTTCATGCTGATTGCTGCAAGGATGTAGATGCTTCTGCTTCTAAACTTTTGAGTCACCCACAAAGTAACTATTTGCATGGTATTCCAACTGCAGATTATTCAAATGATGAGGACTGTGTTTCATGTGTGAGTGATGAAATCATCCACGAGAATCATAGGAGAATAACAGATAAAGAAAAATCAGCTGATATTTCAGAATCCTCTATAATCGaggaagaatatagaatgagtAATTTCTGTAAACTTGACCATAATGATGCTCCCAGACATAGCTCTTGCAACATGAACATGAGCCTTGATAATGATCATGACTGCTTACAAACTTCACAAATAGAGCGTACAGACTCTTGTAATACAAGGGTGTTAGAGGCTTCTTGTGAATATACTGTTTCCACAACATCAGAGAAGGATGTGTTGGCTTTGGCACCAGATTCTAGCATTATCGATCATGCTCATGGTGTCTATG GGACAGGACTAGGTACACCTATTGTGCCAAGTGTTGGTACCAAGGGAGTGTATCATATTGACACACAGTACAGTACATACCAGTTGATTACAA AAAAATCAGATGTGTGGACAGTAGAGGATCAAAGAGAACATATAGAAGAATCGACTTTAATCAAGCATGAGAACCAAAGGGGACAAATGTCAGGAAGTATGACTCTGGAAGAAGCAACTGATACCATACTCTTCTGCAGTTCTATTGTTCATGATCTGGCCTATAAAGCTGTGACCATCGGGATAGAAAATGAGTTGATGCTTAGCGAGGCCTCCCGCCCTACAGTTACTTTACTTGGAAAATGTGTTCGTGACCAAAAGGACTTGCAAAAGATTTTTAGAAGATGTACTCCAAAATCACATAAAGCGAAAGAGAAAAGGATGAAGGTTAATACATTGGCCCCATCTTTGGATTTGGAAAACAATGCAAATATCGAAGAGTCCACGCCCATCCATTCTGAGGTTACAATCCAAGCCAACAGCATAAAACCTCCAGGGTTGGAATCAAAGTGTAGCTGTACCATAATGTAG
- the LOC103705682 gene encoding uncharacterized protein LOC103705682 isoform X2, translating into MPPSPVLRFSPGRERRMEKAHKRGRSFESGFPLKNKEDDLALFKNMQNRERDNFLLHTSYDFEDSISKLRDSSDFNFGITTIPVRRESSDLLNADAGKNDYDWLLTPPDTPLFPFLDDDDEPQLAKLSQRGRPRAQPVPISRSSMADKMHKTSRSSASPHRRSPSPRSSHSVSQSKGRSSSAPRSSQSPVLRPITPTRRPSTPPKKPSSHTPRSSTPMLQRSNSGSSWQSSSSGKRGASPVRTSRGNSASPELRGWQLNLLGFSSDAPPNLRTSLSDHPASHRRGLPPASRNSSSNSRRQSMSPTACRSASLSHCQERDQMSSHGRGSVASSGDDVFDSLQSVAVGISVSPTAKKYGVVGNSRAMAFSKKPLRTLSASSAHTRSFDSALQQMENHKIPQNMFRPLLSSAPAAKSYVGEANNLHRAMITKNSSLITSKNASSKQTTSIAHDIVSNNYDQNYLASGWRKMQDLDCQEEAFISDKVHEMVDGLGHELCAKKPQNRYENLDGCLPAKLNSEEFEKSTSNLGDAVSIKPAFESSYIAGGHSEGHCHGMIICSRRGKNFSIVEVDGKTDVCKECARKISTGLAETTALMTLNKALQSEMPLGTDQLCSKLQLKKGMTELSEKNSGQAVLDQQETDDEQGPDCIPDSLPLQFVLDERKKVPAEQKSDDQLEENATRCQDSKFNRSQDSPHQSLMIDSLDGTGASVLLLQRSNSSRLNGMRGRSFSARNIFCSKPSFVSDNTSAMICSNERDSSSASSVDLRSSGQMEVYDQQQFNSRKGERENLRSSYDAKALNTGLSLPSVKLNSHEALVHTNNKAKENFSSSAGNLECEALGETMLVTENHNDSLETAELPVNRSPSFTQFLHDRGIFVHADCCKDVDASASKLLSHPQSNYLHGIPTADYSNDEDCVSCVSDEIIHENHRRITDKEKSADISESSIIEEEYRMSNFCKLDHNDAPRHSSCNMNMSLDNDHDCLQTSQIERTDSCNTRVLEASCEYTVSTTSEKDVLALAPDSSIIDHAHGVYEKSDVWTVEDQREHIEESTLIKHENQRGQMSGSMTLEEATDTILFCSSIVHDLAYKAVTIGIENELMLSEASRPTVTLLGKCVRDQKDLQKIFRRCTPKSHKAKEKRMKVNTLAPSLDLENNANIEESTPIHSEVTIQANSIKPPGLESKCSCTIM; encoded by the exons ATGCCACCTTCGCCAGTGCTGCGGTTCTCTCCTGGGAGGGAGCGTCGAATGGAGAAGGCTCACAAGAGGGGCCGCAGTTTTGAGAGCGGATTTCCTCTCAAAAACAAAGAGGATGATCTTGCCCTGTTTAAGAACATGCAGAACAGGGAAAGGGATAACTTCTTGCTCCATACTTCTTATGATTTCGAAGACTCTATTT CCAAATTAAGAGACTCTTCGGATTTCAACTTTGGCATAACCACCATTCCAGTTCGAAGAGAGAGCAGTGACCTGCTGAATGCAGATGCTGGTAAAAATGACTATGACTG GCTATTAACTCCACCTGACACTCCTCTTTTCCCATTcttggatgatgatgatgaacctCAACTAGCCAAACTTTCTCAGAGGGGAAGGCCGAGAGCTCAACCCGTTCCCATTTCAAGATCATCCATG GCTGACAAGATGCACAAGACAAGTAGAAGCAGTGCCAGTCCGCATCGACGAAGTCCATCTCCACGATCTAGTCATAGTGTAAGTCAGTCAAAAGGAAGGTCATCTTCTGCTCCTCGTTCTAGCCAGTCTCCAGTTTTGCGACCAATCACGCCTACACGAAGACCCTCTACTCCTCCAAAAAAACCCTCGTCACATACTCCAAGGTCTTCAACTCCCATGTTGCAGAGGTCAAACTCTGGTTCAAGCTGGCAGTCATCTTCTTCAGGAAAAAGGGGAGCATCTCCCGTAAGGACAAGTCGCGGAAATTCAGCTTCTCCAGAATTACGAGGATGGCAACTGAACCTTCTCGGTTTCTCTTCTGATGCGCCTCCAAACCTTCGAACTTCTCTATCAGATCACCCAGCATCACATAGAAGAGGTTTGCCGCCAGCATCCAGAAATTCATCATCAAATTCTCGAAGGCAATCGATGTCACCAACAGCATGTAGAAGTGCCAGTTTGTCACACTGCCAAGAAAGAGATCAGATGAGTTCCCACGGTAGGGGCTCTGTAGCATCTTCAGGTGATGATGTTTTTGACTCTCTGCAGTCAGTTGCTGTTGGTATTTCTGTCAGCCCGACTGCAAAAAAATATGGAGTTGTAGGTAATAGCAGAGCTATGGCATTTTCAAAGAAACCATTAAGAACACTTTCTGCAAGTTCTGCCCATACAAGATCCTTTGATTCTGCACTTCAACAGATG GAAAATCACAAAATTCCCCAGAACATGTTCAGGCCACTTCTATCAAGTGCGCCAGCGGCAAAGTCCTATGTTGGGGAAGCCAATAATCTACACCGTGCTATGATCACCAAGAATTCTTCACTCATAACTAGCAAAAATGCAAGTTCCAAGCAAACTACCAGTATTGCTCATGATATTGTTAGCAACAACTATGACCAGAATTATCTGGCCAGTGGTTGGAGAAAAATGCAAGATCTTGACTGCCAAGAAGAAGCTTTTATCTCGGATAAGGTGCATGAGATGGTTGATGGCCTTGGGCACGAACTCTGTGCTAAAAAACCTCAAAATAGATATGAAAATCTTGATGGATGTTTGCCAGCTAAACTCAATTCAGAGGAGTTTGAAAAATCAACTAGTAACCTTGGAGATGCAGTGAGCATTAAGCCTGCTTTTGAATCTTCATATATTGCTGGTGGCCATTCTGAAGGTCATTGTCATGGAATGATAATTTGCTCTAGACGTGGGAAAAACTTCTCTATTGTGGAAGTTGATGGGAAAACTGATGTTTGTAAAGAATGTGCTCGAAAAATTTCTACAGGATTAGCTGAAACTACTGCACTCATGACTCTGAATAAAGCACTTCAATCTGAAATGCCTCTTGGGACAGATCAACTGTGTAGCAAGCTGCAGCTTAAAAAGGGGATGACTGAATTGTCTGAGAAGAATAGTGGTCAGGCTGTGCTTGATCAACAGGAAACAGACGATGAGCAGGGTCCTGATTGCATTCCAGATAGTTTGCCTCTTCAGTTTGTGCTGGATGAAAGGAAGAAAGTACCTGCTGAACAGAAGTCAGATGATCAGCTAGAAGAAAATGCTACCAGGTGTCAAGATAGCAAATTCAATAGATCACAAGATAGTCCCCACCAAAGCCTAATGATTGATAGTCTTGATGGAACAGGTGCATCTGTACTTCTATTGCAAAGGTCAAACAGCAGTAGGTTGAATGGTATGCGAGGGAGGTCATTTTCTGCTAGAAATATATTTTGTTCCAAGCCTTCTTTTGTgagtgataatacaagtgccatgatATGCAGCAATGAAAGGGATAGTTCTTCAGCTTCTTCTGTTGATCTGCGATCATCTGGACAAATGGAGGTTTATGATCAACAGCAGTTCAACAGccggaaaggagagagagaaaatttgAGAAGCAGTTATGATGCAAAAGCTCTAAACACTGGTCTATCACTTCCAAGTGTTAAATTAAATTCCCATGAAGCTCTGGTTCACACCAACAATaaagctaaagaaaattttagcAGCTCTGCTGGAAATCTGGAATGTGAGGCCTTAGGAGAAACAATGTTAGTCACTGAAAATCATAATGATTCTTTGGAAACTGCAGAATTACCTGTAAACCGATCCCCATCTTTTACGCAATTTCTTCATGACAGGGGCATCTTTGTTCATGCTGATTGCTGCAAGGATGTAGATGCTTCTGCTTCTAAACTTTTGAGTCACCCACAAAGTAACTATTTGCATGGTATTCCAACTGCAGATTATTCAAATGATGAGGACTGTGTTTCATGTGTGAGTGATGAAATCATCCACGAGAATCATAGGAGAATAACAGATAAAGAAAAATCAGCTGATATTTCAGAATCCTCTATAATCGaggaagaatatagaatgagtAATTTCTGTAAACTTGACCATAATGATGCTCCCAGACATAGCTCTTGCAACATGAACATGAGCCTTGATAATGATCATGACTGCTTACAAACTTCACAAATAGAGCGTACAGACTCTTGTAATACAAGGGTGTTAGAGGCTTCTTGTGAATATACTGTTTCCACAACATCAGAGAAGGATGTGTTGGCTTTGGCACCAGATTCTAGCATTATCGATCATGCTCATGGTGTCTATG AAAAATCAGATGTGTGGACAGTAGAGGATCAAAGAGAACATATAGAAGAATCGACTTTAATCAAGCATGAGAACCAAAGGGGACAAATGTCAGGAAGTATGACTCTGGAAGAAGCAACTGATACCATACTCTTCTGCAGTTCTATTGTTCATGATCTGGCCTATAAAGCTGTGACCATCGGGATAGAAAATGAGTTGATGCTTAGCGAGGCCTCCCGCCCTACAGTTACTTTACTTGGAAAATGTGTTCGTGACCAAAAGGACTTGCAAAAGATTTTTAGAAGATGTACTCCAAAATCACATAAAGCGAAAGAGAAAAGGATGAAGGTTAATACATTGGCCCCATCTTTGGATTTGGAAAACAATGCAAATATCGAAGAGTCCACGCCCATCCATTCTGAGGTTACAATCCAAGCCAACAGCATAAAACCTCCAGGGTTGGAATCAAAGTGTAGCTGTACCATAATGTAG